The Microcebus murinus isolate Inina chromosome 1, M.murinus_Inina_mat1.0, whole genome shotgun sequence genome includes a region encoding these proteins:
- the ATP5PF gene encoding ATP synthase peripheral stalk subunit F6, mitochondrial — MILQRLFRFSSVIRSAVSVHLRRNIGVTSVAFNKELDPVQKLFIDKIREYKSKRQASGGPVDTGPEYQQDLEKELFKLKQMHGKGDMNTFPNFKFDDPQFEVFDKPQA; from the exons ATGATTCTTCAGAGGCTCTTCAGGTTCTCCTCTGTCATTCGATCAGCCGTCTCAGTCCATTTGCGGAGGAACATTGGTGTTACATCAGTGGCATTTAATAAGGAACTTGATCCTGTACAGAAACTCTTCATAGACAAGATTAGAGAATACAAATCTAAACGACA GGCATCCGGAGGACCTGTTGATACTGGCCCAGAGTATCAGCAAGACCTAGAGAAGGAGCTTTTTAAGCTTAAGCAAATGCATGGTAAAGGAGATATGAATACGTTCCCTAACTTCAAATTTGACG aTCCTCAATTTGAAGTCTTCGACAAACCCCAGGCctaa